A genomic window from Lepisosteus oculatus isolate fLepOcu1 chromosome 27, fLepOcu1.hap2, whole genome shotgun sequence includes:
- the LOC102684890 gene encoding soluble guanylate cyclase 88E-like, translating into MPQTGDHPGDGDRERGTLGNLPSSSSWTESPQLNWTETVEVPNPLKMYGLYLEAVNDYINESYGEDVWRLIEARAEIPHLKFVRHQMYNDNLILRLAKAAGEVLGKTHDELMYAFGVYMVKRIGNYGYERILKVLGRNVRDFINELDNLHEYFRFSFPKVQPPSFCVEEECETSLTLHYRSTRKGFTQFVKGQLSQVGRQFYNTDIEVEILSKEETEKMTYVVYKMNFDNAAFKHRMPQQKTAPGYEKLPMKRGIFFDMFPFSVIFRRDMTMYRIGDGLKEVFSDLQGKKFNEEFTLVRPMLEFSWDNIYTHLNNVFELLSKAVVESKQKMNIPKLSKKEGEEAEEKEESEKPKKEERELKAMEELKGTDQEYSSALAQYNSSANSGGEDIELLAFQTVTGKCSETIFEDMREPPKKPLHLKGQMKYVPQWDSLIFLGTPIIETVEDMIKMGVYVNDLNLHDSSRELILAGTQQSAELQLALDQEQQKYAQLQEIIKKLDEEKKRGDSLLYAMIPKAVADRLRKGITALETCQVFPDVTILFSDVVKFNEICIHITPMQVVDMLNEIYIVFDTLSEKHNVYKVETIRDAYMVVAGVPNKTTFHAHHICDMALDMLSSIDHLKDPSTGDNIQIRVGIHSGMVVAGVVGLKMPRYCLFGDTVNTASRMESNGVGMQIHISQTTKDHLEHEPYIIEERGKIFVKGKGYMKTYWLKGKKDLSFKTPAELRYSSEQRDSEDRSTKSSSASSNAKRSTSNLNIPNEDQAEFKPPAEASPEALPPLEGAREAPPAPVEPHDKDRVRKTKNHKGGKAQPGCGNAQESGAPPAGASENAGPALYSKKRNHGHRHSRLPGNLPLRSVTCRLV; encoded by the exons ATGCCACAAACAGGTGACCACCCGGGGGatggagacagggagaggggcaCCCTGGGAAacctgccctcctcctcctcatggACCGAGTCA CCGCAGTTAAACTGGACAGAAACCGTGGAGGTTCCCAATCCCCTGAAGATGTACGGGCTGTATCTGGAAGCGGTGAACGACTACATCAACGAGTCGTACGGCGAAGACGTCTGGAGGCTCATCGAGGCGCGGGCCGAGATCCCGCACCTCAAGTTCGTCCGCCACCAGATGTACAA CGACAACCTGATCCTGCGGCTAGCCAAGGCGGCGGGCGAGGTGCTGGGGAAGACGCACGACGAGCTGATGTACGCCTTCGGGGTCTACATGGTGAAGAGGATAGGCAACTATGGCTACGAGAGGATCCTCAAG GTGCTGGGCCGCAACGTGAGAGACTTCATCAACGAGCTGGACAACCTGCACGAGTACTTCCGCTTCTCCTTCCCCAAAGTCCAGCCGCCCAGCTTCTGCGTGGAGGAGGAGTGCGAGACCAGCCTGACGCTGCACTACCGAAGCACGAGAAAGGGCTTCACCCAGTTTGTTAAAG GACAGCTGTCCCAGGTGGGCCGCCAGTTCTACAACACAGACATCGAGGTGGAGATCCTATCAAAAGAGGAGACGGAAAAGATGACCTACGTG GTCTACAAGATGAACTTCGACAACGCCGCCTTCAAGCATCGCATGCCACAGCAGAAGACGGCGCCAGGCTACGAGAAGCTGCCGATGAAGAGGGGCATCttctttgacatgttccccTTCAGCGTCATCTTCCGCAGGGACATGACCATGTACCGGATCGGGGACGGCCTCAAGGAGGTTTTCTCCGACCTGCAGGGGAAGAAGTTCAACGAGGAGTTCACCCTGGTCCGGCCCATGCTGGAGTTCAGCTGGGACAAC ATCTACACTCATCTGAACAACGTCTTCGAGCTGCTGTCCAAAGCGGTGGTCGAGAGCAAACAGAAGATGAACATCCCCAAACTGAGCAAGAAGGAAGGAGAGGAAGCCGAGGAGAAGGAAGAGAGCGAAAAACCCAAGAAAGAAGAGAGAG AGCTCAAAGCCATGGAGGAACTGAAGGGCACAGACCAGGAGTACAGCAGTGCCCTGGCTCAGTACAACAGCTCAGCCAACTCCGGAGGGGAGGACATCGAGCTCCTGGCCTTCCAGACCGTCACAG GGAAATGCAGCGAGACCATTTTTGAGGACATGCGGGAGCCCCCCAAGAAGCCGCTGCACCTCAAAGGGCAGATGAAGTACGTCCCTCAGTGGGACTCCCTCATCTTCCTTGGGACACCCAT TATTGAGACGGTAGAGGACATGATTAAAATGGGGGTGTATGTGAATGACCTCAACCTCCACGACTCCAGCAGAGAGCTCATCCTGGCTGGGACCCAGCAGTCTGCCGAGCTACAGCTAGCCCTGgaccag GAGCAGCAGAAGTACGCCCAGCTGCAAGAGATCATCAAGAAGCTGGACGAGGAGAAGAAGAGAGGAGACTCACTGCTCTACGCCATGATCCCCAAAGCTGTGGCCGACCGCCTACGCAAGGGCATCACAGCGCTGGAGACCTGCCAG GTGTTCCCAGATGTGACCATCCTCTTCAGCGACGTGGTGAAGTTTAATGAGATCTGCATCCACATCACGCCGATGCAGGTGGTGGACATGCTGAACGAGATCTACATCGTGTTCGACACACTCAGCGAGAAACACAACGTCTACAAG GTGGAGACCATCCGGGACGCCTACATGGTAGTGGCTGGGGTCCCCAACAAGACCACCTTCCATGCCCACCACATCTGTGATATGGCACTGGACATGCTGAGCTCCATCGACCACCTCAAGGACCCCTCCACAGGGGACAACATACAGATCCGAGTGG GGATCCACTCCGGCATGGTGGTGGCCGGCGTGGTGGGGCTGAAGATGCCGCGGTACTGCCTGTTCGGGGACACGGTCAACACGGCGTCCCGCATGGAGAGCAACGGGGTG GGAATGCAGATCCACATCAGCCAGACAACTAAGGACCACTTGGAGCACGAGCCGTACATCATCGAGGAGCGGGGAAAGATCTTCGTCAAG GGCAAAGGCTACATGAAGACATACTGGCTGAAGGGCAAGAAAGACCTTTCCTTCAAGACGCCCGCGGAGCTGCGGTACAGCAGCGAGCAGAGGGACTCCGAGGACCGGAGCACGAAGAG CAGCTCAGCCTCCAGCAATGCCAAGCGCTCCACCTCCAACCTCAACATCCCCAACGAGGACCAGGCGGAGTTCAAGCCCCCCGCGGAGGCGTCCCCGGAGGCCCTCCCGCCGCTGGAGGGGGCCAGGGAGGCCCCGCCAGCCCCCGTCGAGCCACACGACAAGGACAGGGTCAGAAAGACGAAGAACCACAAAGGGGGGAAGGCGCAGCCGGGCTGCGGCAACGCACAGGAGAGCGGGGCGCCCCCTGCGGGCGCCTCCGAGAACGCGGGCCCGGCCCTCTACAGCAAGAAAAGAAACCACGGCCATCGACACAGTCGACTGCCGGGCAACCTCCCGCTGCGCAGTGTCACTTGTAGGCttgtctaa